A single window of Streptomyces aquilus DNA harbors:
- a CDS encoding PEP/pyruvate-binding domain-containing protein, which translates to MTTLDERHGEGARGGDAPRGEAAPNATVVLEQPVAAVPRSAGSKAANLARAARAGLPVLPGFVIPAGAATDGTALRRAWAELSEDGTLPLVVRSSSPQEDTEQSSLAGQFASVLDVRGWRDFRAAVRTVLDSAHRPDGSTAPMAVLVQPMLTARVGGVMFGADPVAGRTDRMLVSAVRGGPDSLVGGEQAGTGYWLSRSGRLLRTEPPDAGPRTDPLLTRPQLFRLARLARRARRVFGGPQDIEFGFDEDGRLWLFQSRPITAMAARPPRGARLLGPGPVAETLPGQLEPLEEDLWVAPMARGLAAALDIAGSAPRRLLRAVPVVTTVGGRAAADLRLLGTAPPRHRWLALLNPAPGARRLGAAWRVGRLSAALPGLATDLVADVDARLARIPSPAGLPSPALAAELRWTRAVLVSLHAQEALAGALLPDPPTNRTAAGAALTALSEARAQHLPDDRIITTHPVVLALTAPSLRGRGRLPEARGPVDAGAAVRTHEATPVVDAEAAVRPHKAPPASTPAPALPPREALRLRIRWVQELQVRLVRAAGRRWGVGVERVALLRWRELAHALDGGALPRDLGERMPSAGSAPLPDAFRLADGKVVAEHEGGRDGDGGRGVSGGRAVGTAWDGTGARPADAVLVVRTLDPALAPLLPGLTGLVAQTGSPLSHLAALAREFGLPVVVGAADAVRRFPPGSRLTVDGTTGEVHPDDATDVALRDAVGGAS; encoded by the coding sequence ATGACGACGCTCGACGAACGTCATGGAGAGGGCGCGCGCGGCGGGGACGCTCCGCGGGGCGAGGCCGCCCCGAACGCGACCGTCGTCCTTGAGCAACCCGTCGCCGCGGTCCCCCGGTCCGCCGGGTCCAAGGCCGCGAACCTCGCCCGCGCGGCCCGTGCCGGACTGCCGGTGCTGCCCGGCTTCGTGATACCCGCCGGCGCGGCCACCGACGGGACCGCCCTGCGGCGCGCCTGGGCCGAACTGTCCGAGGACGGCACCCTTCCCCTCGTCGTACGGTCCTCGTCGCCGCAGGAGGACACCGAACAGTCGTCGCTCGCGGGCCAGTTCGCCTCCGTGCTGGACGTGCGCGGCTGGCGGGACTTCCGTGCGGCGGTCCGGACCGTGCTCGACTCGGCGCACCGGCCCGACGGGTCCACGGCCCCCATGGCGGTCCTGGTGCAGCCGATGCTGACCGCGCGCGTCGGCGGAGTGATGTTCGGGGCCGACCCCGTCGCCGGGCGGACCGACCGGATGCTGGTCAGCGCGGTGCGCGGCGGGCCGGACAGCCTGGTCGGCGGGGAGCAGGCCGGGACCGGCTACTGGCTGAGCCGGAGCGGGCGGCTGCTGCGGACGGAGCCGCCGGACGCGGGACCGCGGACCGATCCCCTCCTCACCCGCCCCCAGCTGTTCCGGCTGGCGCGGCTCGCGCGGCGGGCCCGGCGGGTGTTCGGCGGGCCGCAGGACATCGAGTTCGGCTTCGACGAGGACGGGCGGCTGTGGCTGTTCCAGAGCCGGCCGATCACCGCGATGGCGGCACGACCGCCGCGCGGGGCCCGGCTGCTCGGACCCGGGCCGGTCGCCGAGACGTTGCCCGGGCAGCTGGAGCCCCTGGAGGAGGACCTGTGGGTGGCGCCCATGGCCCGGGGACTCGCCGCCGCCCTGGACATCGCGGGCAGCGCACCGCGGCGGCTGCTGCGGGCGGTGCCGGTGGTCACCACGGTCGGCGGACGGGCCGCGGCCGACCTGCGCCTGCTGGGCACGGCCCCGCCACGGCACCGGTGGCTCGCGCTGCTCAATCCGGCGCCGGGCGCGCGCCGGCTAGGTGCCGCGTGGCGGGTGGGCCGCCTCAGCGCGGCGCTGCCCGGCCTCGCGACGGACCTCGTCGCGGACGTCGACGCCCGGCTGGCCCGCATCCCGTCACCCGCCGGGCTCCCCTCACCGGCGCTGGCCGCCGAACTCCGCTGGACGCGCGCGGTGCTGGTGTCGCTGCACGCCCAGGAGGCCCTCGCGGGCGCCCTGCTGCCCGACCCGCCGACGAACCGCACCGCGGCGGGCGCGGCCCTGACCGCCCTGTCCGAGGCCCGCGCCCAGCACCTCCCGGACGACCGGATCATCACCACCCACCCCGTGGTCCTGGCCCTCACGGCACCGAGCCTGCGGGGCCGGGGGCGGCTGCCGGAGGCGAGGGGGCCGGTCGACGCGGGGGCTGCCGTACGAACCCACGAGGCAACCCCCGTGGTCGACGCGGAGGCTGCCGTACGGCCCCACAAGGCACCCCCCGCTTCCACCCCCGCCCCCGCGCTCCCGCCCCGGGAAGCCCTCCGCCTCCGTATCCGATGGGTGCAGGAGTTGCAGGTCAGGCTCGTGCGTGCGGCCGGTCGGCGATGGGGGGTCGGCGTCGAGCGGGTGGCGCTGCTGCGGTGGCGGGAGCTCGCCCACGCGCTCGACGGTGGGGCGCTGCCCAGGGACCTCGGTGAGCGGATGCCGTCCGCCGGGTCGGCCCCGTTGCCGGACGCGTTCCGGCTGGCGGACGGCAAGGTCGTCGCCGAGCACGAGGGCGGCCGGGACGGGGACGGCGGGCGCGGGGTCTCCGGTGGGCGGGCCGTCGGGACGGCGTGGGACGGGACCGGGGCACGGCCCGCGGACGCGGTGCTCGTCGTACGGACCCTGGACCCCGCGCTCGCGCCGCTGCTGCCCGGCCTCACCGGACTCGTCGCCCAGACCGGCAGCCCGTTGTCCCATCTCGCCGCGCTGGCCCGGGAGTTCGGCCTGCCGGTGGTGGTCGGCGCCGCCGACGCCGTACGGCGTTTCCCGCCCGGCTCCCGGCTCACCGTGGACGGCACGACCGGTGAGGTACACCCGGACGACGCGACGGACGTCGCGCTGCGGGATGCGGTGGGGGGCGCGTCATGA
- a CDS encoding protein-tyrosine phosphatase family protein: MAVLTATLPRPAFHKRPLQRRTLRLLLAVVLGYAVLWAAGAGGVLALSYWMREESPAPAGTRTVQGVHHFQPVDTRGRLWRGAAPSPAGYRALAALGITTVVDLRAEDLSAAQLAEPAKAGLKLVRLPIRDGQTPRPEQVRAFLDTVARAAGPVFVHCGAGVGRTGTMAAAYLVQTGEESSAQAVRRNLAVGPPSIEQIYYGLSLSPAQAEQPPLPVVVVSRLVDAPRRIASWF, translated from the coding sequence ATGGCCGTCCTCACCGCCACCCTGCCCCGCCCCGCCTTCCACAAGCGTCCGCTCCAGCGGCGCACGCTGCGGTTGCTCCTCGCCGTCGTGCTCGGTTACGCCGTCCTGTGGGCGGCCGGCGCCGGAGGCGTCCTGGCGCTGTCGTACTGGATGCGCGAGGAGAGCCCGGCACCGGCCGGGACCCGTACCGTGCAGGGAGTCCACCACTTCCAGCCGGTCGACACGCGGGGGCGGCTGTGGCGCGGCGCGGCCCCCTCGCCCGCTGGATACCGGGCCCTGGCCGCCCTGGGCATCACCACGGTCGTCGACCTGCGTGCCGAGGACCTGAGCGCGGCCCAGCTCGCCGAGCCCGCGAAGGCCGGGCTGAAGCTCGTACGCCTGCCCATCCGGGACGGGCAGACGCCGAGGCCGGAGCAGGTGCGGGCGTTCCTCGACACCGTCGCCCGCGCGGCGGGGCCGGTGTTCGTGCACTGCGGTGCGGGCGTGGGCCGTACGGGCACCATGGCGGCGGCGTATCTGGTGCAGACCGGCGAGGAGTCGTCCGCCCAGGCGGTCCGGCGCAATCTCGCGGTCGGACCGCCCTCGATCGAGCAGATCTACTACGGGCTCAGCCTGAGCCCCGCACAGGCCGAGCAGCCGCCGCTGCCCGTGGTGGTGGTGAGCCGACTGGTTGACGCGCCCCGGCGGATCGCCTCCTGGTTCTGA
- a CDS encoding DUF397 domain-containing protein produces MDRIKPRIPVYNGMPARELGSEGWHKPWSGGNGGNCLEAMKLADGRIAVRQSTDPDGPALIYTTDEMTAFIEGAKAGEADFLLS; encoded by the coding sequence ATGGATCGCATCAAGCCGCGCATACCGGTCTACAACGGCATGCCCGCGCGGGAGTTGGGCAGCGAGGGCTGGCACAAGCCGTGGAGCGGCGGCAACGGCGGCAACTGCCTGGAGGCGATGAAGCTGGCCGACGGCCGGATCGCCGTCCGCCAGTCGACCGATCCGGACGGCCCGGCGCTGATCTACACCACGGACGAGATGACGGCGTTCATCGAGGGCGCGAAGGCGGGGGAGGCGGACTTCCTGCTGTCATGA
- a CDS encoding helix-turn-helix domain-containing protein, whose product MSEPRSAPTVGQVVLGRRLLDLRERAGLKREEAAKVLRVAPATVRRMEMAEVGLKIPYLQLLLKSYGVSDEEADAFVQLAEEANKPGWWQRYHDILPGWFSMYVSLEGAASLIRSYDPHFVPGLLQTEEYARGVLKSGAIGQTRPEDIERHVALRVQRQELLTRPDAPRFWAVIDETALRRPVGGPEVMRAQIDKLLEATKLPNVTLQVAPFANGPHPGTYGPFVLFRFAVPELPDMVYSEYLTGAVYLDARAEVATHLEVMDRTAAQAATAHRTKEILRDLRKEL is encoded by the coding sequence GTGAGCGAGCCGCGGTCCGCGCCGACGGTCGGCCAGGTCGTCCTCGGCCGGCGCCTGCTGGACCTGCGTGAGCGCGCCGGTCTCAAGCGCGAGGAGGCCGCCAAGGTCCTCCGCGTCGCCCCGGCCACCGTCCGCCGCATGGAGATGGCCGAGGTCGGCCTCAAGATCCCGTACCTCCAGCTGCTCCTGAAGTCCTACGGCGTCTCCGACGAGGAGGCCGACGCCTTCGTGCAGCTGGCCGAGGAGGCCAACAAACCCGGCTGGTGGCAGCGGTACCACGACATCCTGCCCGGCTGGTTCTCGATGTACGTCAGCCTCGAAGGCGCCGCCAGTCTCATCCGGTCCTACGACCCCCACTTCGTGCCCGGGCTGCTCCAGACCGAGGAGTACGCCCGCGGTGTGCTGAAGTCCGGAGCCATCGGCCAGACCCGGCCGGAGGACATCGAGCGGCACGTCGCTCTGCGAGTACAACGCCAGGAACTGCTCACCCGTCCGGATGCCCCCCGTTTCTGGGCGGTCATCGACGAGACCGCGCTGCGCCGCCCGGTGGGCGGCCCGGAGGTGATGCGTGCCCAGATCGACAAGCTGCTCGAGGCCACGAAGCTGCCCAACGTGACGCTGCAGGTCGCCCCGTTCGCCAACGGGCCGCACCCCGGCACGTACGGGCCCTTCGTGCTGTTCCGATTCGCCGTGCCGGAGCTTCCGGACATGGTTTACAGCGAGTACCTGACCGGCGCCGTCTACCTGGACGCGCGCGCGGAGGTGGCGACCCACCTCGAGGTCATGGACCGCACGGCGGCGCAGGCCGCTACGGCACATCGCACGAAGGAGATCCTCCGGGATCTCCGCAAGGAGCTGTGA
- a CDS encoding ABC transporter ATP-binding protein, with amino-acid sequence MGKKRDAEEPEVSESERLLFGGPLRYDMGWNSHSDARLRVNFRELVRQLPALLSLSFRLAWQADRRAAKIVLGAEAGRGAAQAVSLLAVNSVLGRLIGGGAIEERLRGAVPALVAMASVMLVAALLRAASTYATGRLEPKVERVATERYLERAAAVELAAIEDHAFHKLLDTAQYGATSARRMIAYATRVMNAAISLIAAAGVLTVLHPALLPLLVTMTLPSAWSALTIARRRYESFHTWVQHARAGHLLSELLTEPTAAPEIRVHGVGPFLLHHYRAMSEAAEAEQARLARLAARTGLIAAFWTGLATVATYATLGGLLLAGAMALSVAGTAVIAIRSGSASLDSLVLEVNQLHQEALFVGDLQRLYVEAEQRAIPVGGRELPEDPREIRFENVTFSYPGESTHPALDDVTLTLPLGRIVALVGENGSGKTTLVKLLAGLYKPDRGRILWDGVDAADADRQLLAERIAMVAQDFKRWPFTARVNVAVGRSAAPLTEERMADSIAEAGAQDVVADLPRGLDTLLARHFSGGHELSGGQWQRLGIARAAYRRGRILIVDEPTAALDARAELEVFEKIRALAGSGQTVVLITHRLASVRHADLVHVLEQGRLVESGTPEELLATGGVYAELYSLQADQFTAPKAS; translated from the coding sequence GTGGGGAAGAAGCGCGACGCCGAAGAACCTGAGGTGTCGGAGTCGGAGCGGCTGCTCTTCGGTGGGCCGCTGCGCTACGACATGGGCTGGAACAGCCACTCCGACGCCCGGCTCCGGGTGAACTTCCGGGAGCTGGTGCGGCAGCTGCCCGCGCTGCTCTCGCTCAGTTTCCGGCTCGCCTGGCAGGCCGACCGGCGGGCCGCGAAGATCGTGCTCGGCGCCGAGGCGGGCCGGGGTGCGGCACAGGCGGTGAGTCTGTTGGCCGTGAACAGTGTGCTGGGGCGGCTGATCGGCGGCGGGGCGATCGAGGAACGGTTACGGGGTGCCGTCCCCGCCCTCGTCGCGATGGCCTCGGTCATGCTGGTGGCCGCGCTGCTGCGGGCCGCCTCGACGTACGCCACCGGACGCCTCGAACCGAAGGTGGAGCGGGTGGCGACCGAGCGCTATCTGGAGCGGGCGGCCGCCGTGGAGCTGGCCGCGATCGAGGACCACGCCTTCCACAAACTGCTGGACACCGCCCAGTACGGCGCCACGTCCGCCCGCCGCATGATCGCCTACGCCACCCGGGTCATGAACGCGGCGATCTCGCTGATCGCGGCGGCCGGCGTCCTGACCGTGCTGCACCCTGCCCTGCTGCCGCTGCTGGTGACCATGACCCTGCCCAGCGCGTGGAGTGCCCTGACGATCGCCCGGCGCCGGTACGAGTCCTTCCACACCTGGGTGCAGCACGCCCGGGCCGGTCATCTGCTCAGCGAACTGCTCACCGAACCGACCGCGGCACCGGAGATCCGGGTGCACGGGGTCGGCCCGTTCCTGCTGCACCACTACCGGGCGATGTCGGAGGCGGCGGAGGCGGAACAGGCCCGGCTGGCCCGGCTCGCGGCCCGTACCGGGCTGATCGCGGCGTTCTGGACGGGGCTCGCGACGGTGGCGACGTACGCGACGCTGGGCGGGCTGCTGCTCGCCGGGGCGATGGCGCTGTCGGTGGCGGGCACGGCGGTGATCGCGATCCGCTCGGGCTCCGCCAGCCTGGACAGCCTGGTCCTGGAGGTGAACCAGCTCCACCAGGAGGCCCTCTTCGTCGGCGATCTGCAACGGCTGTACGTCGAGGCAGAGCAGCGCGCGATCCCGGTCGGCGGACGGGAGCTGCCCGAGGACCCGCGGGAGATCCGCTTCGAGAACGTCACGTTCAGCTATCCGGGTGAGTCCACGCACCCGGCCCTGGACGACGTGACGCTCACCCTCCCGCTCGGCCGGATCGTGGCGCTGGTCGGCGAGAACGGCTCGGGCAAGACGACGCTGGTGAAGCTGCTGGCCGGGCTCTACAAGCCGGACCGGGGCCGCATCCTGTGGGACGGCGTGGACGCGGCGGACGCGGACCGGCAGCTGCTCGCCGAGCGGATCGCGATGGTGGCGCAGGACTTCAAGCGCTGGCCGTTCACGGCCCGGGTCAACGTGGCGGTCGGCCGGTCGGCGGCGCCGCTGACCGAGGAGCGGATGGCCGACTCGATCGCCGAGGCCGGCGCCCAGGACGTGGTGGCGGATCTGCCGCGCGGCCTGGACACCCTGCTGGCCCGCCATTTCAGCGGCGGCCACGAGCTGTCCGGCGGACAGTGGCAGCGCCTCGGCATCGCGCGGGCCGCCTACCGGCGCGGCCGCATCCTGATCGTGGACGAGCCGACGGCGGCGCTGGACGCGCGGGCCGAGCTGGAGGTCTTCGAGAAGATCCGCGCCCTGGCGGGCAGCGGGCAGACGGTCGTCCTGATCACCCACCGCCTGGCGTCCGTACGCCATGCCGACCTGGTGCACGTCCTGGAGCAGGGCCGGCTAGTCGAGTCGGGCACCCCCGAGGAGCTGCTGGCGACCGGCGGTGTCTACGCCGAGCTGTACTCGCTCCAGGCGGACCAGTTCACGGCACCGAAGGCGAGCTGA
- a CDS encoding DUF899 domain-containing protein, with the protein MSLPEVVSRAQWRAAREELLVREKAATRARDALNAERRRLPMVEIEEEYLFEGGDGKATLLDLFEGRSQLVVYHFMFAPEWDAGCRSCSAFLDQIGHLAHLKARGTTFAAVSRAPYTKILPFKARMGWTVPWYSSYGDDFNRDFEATLVHEGELVERPGISCFLRERDRVFHTYSTYERGLDGLGSTTSLLDLTALGRQEEWEKPEGRASALGAPAGSERVRYHDEYED; encoded by the coding sequence ATGTCACTTCCGGAGGTCGTCTCGCGTGCGCAGTGGCGCGCGGCGCGCGAGGAACTGCTGGTCAGGGAGAAGGCGGCCACACGGGCGCGGGACGCGCTCAACGCCGAGCGGCGTCGGCTGCCCATGGTGGAGATCGAGGAGGAGTACCTCTTCGAGGGCGGCGACGGGAAGGCGACGCTGCTCGACCTCTTCGAAGGACGGTCCCAGCTCGTCGTCTACCACTTCATGTTCGCGCCGGAGTGGGACGCGGGCTGCCGCAGTTGCTCGGCGTTCCTGGACCAGATCGGGCATCTGGCGCATCTGAAGGCGCGGGGCACCACGTTCGCGGCGGTGTCCCGGGCGCCGTACACGAAGATCCTGCCGTTCAAGGCGCGGATGGGATGGACCGTGCCCTGGTACTCGTCGTACGGCGACGACTTCAACCGCGACTTCGAGGCGACCCTCGTGCACGAGGGGGAACTCGTCGAGCGGCCCGGCATCAGCTGCTTCCTGCGGGAGCGGGACCGCGTCTTCCACACGTACTCGACGTACGAGCGCGGCCTGGACGGGCTCGGCTCCACGACCAGCCTCCTGGACCTGACCGCGCTGGGCCGGCAGGAGGAGTGGGAGAAGCCCGAGGGGCGCGCGTCGGCGCTGGGGGCGCCTGCGGGCAGTGAGCGCGTCCGCTACCACGACGAGTACGAGGATTGA